The window GATGCTCAAATCAAGGAGGCCGTTGCAACCGCCGCGCTGGTCCGTTTCAACAGCACGATGCTGCAAGGCGCGGGTTACGACCTTCAGAAACTCCAACAGGAAGTCGATAGACTGACCGCATCGAAATAGCCTTGGCAAGTCGCCCGCATGAGCGAAGTGATATGCGGGATTGACCTTGCGACGTGCGCGTCGCTGCCGGATATCGCGGAGCCCGTCATCGGGCGCGCGTTCGCGCGACCCATTGGCTGATCCGCCTTACGCGTGATGAGCAGCCCCGCCAGATAGCCGCTGCATCGTTTGCTTGATCTCATTTCGGACGCTTTTGTGCGGCGATGGTTGTCGAAAGACGCGGGCAGGGTGATTTGGACGTGGTAATGCTTTCGCGAAGGCTTGTCATTGCTGCGGCCATGCTCGTGCTCGGGACCTTGTCGGCCCGCGCGCAGCAAGGCACCGAGTATGATGCGTGCAGGGGTGTCGACGAAGATGCTCGATTGCGGCAAGGCCGAAATCGACAAGTGGGACACCAGGCTCAACAGCGCCTATCAGGTTCTTCTCGCCAAGTCGAAGGGCGAGGCGCACGCGCAATTGCAGACCGAGCAGCGGGCCTGGCTGAAGCATCATCTCAGCGAAACCCATCGCCTCGCCGCCGACCCCGACAACGGGTCCGTCGCGTTCCTCGACTCCCAGGCGTTCGAATTGAAGGACATCACCGACCGCACGCTGCTTCTTGAAAGGCGTGCCAACCAGTAGCCCGCATGAGCCATCGGGCGCGCGTTCGCGCGACCCGTTGGCTCATCCGGGCTACACGAGGATAGCGAGTAGGGCGGGTCCGTGAAGCGTAACCTGCCGACCGGATTGCAGAGAGTGGCGGATTACGCCTAGCA of the Bradyrhizobium quebecense genome contains:
- a CDS encoding lysozyme inhibitor LprI family protein; the encoded protein is MSTKMLDCGKAEIDKWDTRLNSAYQVLLAKSKGEAHAQLQTEQRAWLKHHLSETHRLAADPDNGSVAFLDSQAFELKDITDRTLLLERRANQ